Proteins found in one Dermacentor silvarum isolate Dsil-2018 chromosome 8, BIME_Dsil_1.4, whole genome shotgun sequence genomic segment:
- the LOC125947352 gene encoding uncharacterized protein LOC125947352, whose protein sequence is MPEGQQMSDVVDGKAVFRFRYGHGQERNATFTFKSSDGRNYNMYEAQLDGASSVAKYDLLYVDCAHCKFMKDQRSSKCLISVRESSLRHGVPQHCHFLYDLLCGTSPKYQVSDSSCLNVGAKLG, encoded by the exons ATGCCTGAGGGACAACAGATGAGTGACGTGGTCGACGGAAAGGCCGTGTTCCGCTTCCGCTACGGTCATGGCCAGGAAAG GAACGCGACGTTCACATTCAAATCTTCTGACGGGAGAAATTATAACATGTACGAGGCTCAGCTGGATGGCG CTTCAAGTGTGGCAAAGTACGACCTGCTGTACGTGGACTGTGCCCACTGCAAGTTCATGAAGGACCAGCGAA GCTCCAAATGTCTGATTTCGGTGCGAGAATCCTCCCTCCGGCATGGCGTGCCCCAGCATTGCCACTTTCTCTACGACCTGCTCTGCGGGACATCGCCAAAGTACCAGGTCTCGGACTCCAGCTGCCTCAACGTTGGTGCGAAATTGGGCTAA